A window from Hymenobacter volaticus encodes these proteins:
- a CDS encoding SusC/RagA family TonB-linked outer membrane protein: MIPLLPHSPSGRFLRRVVFAQTLGITLLSTVSLASPHPSKAQDFLEQPITLQTRNQPMYAVLNKIESQSDVRFQYSKQLIGASRRVSITATDEPLAEVLHKLLDPLHIKYEAVEDDIILKPLTTADINVTGRVLDETGSGLPGVNVVVKGTSNGTQTGPDGTFTLTAPDNATLVFSFVGYTAQEVAVGGRTTVDVTMAPDTKALSEVVVVGYGTQSRRDVTGAVARVEGDEIVNQPVQTPTQALQGKIAGVQITTSGAPNSQPTVRIRGTGTLLAGANPLYVVDGVQTTDIRNLSNADIETIDVLKDASAAAIYGVRGANGVIIITTKKGKLGKPILSYSATGGFKQAARLVDMADANQYVNYLRDTSPTTTIPDFSGSTDWYDEILRRSTYQNHNLAVSGASENVRYYFSGNLLQDDGIVINNKFKRLTVRSNTAFDLSDKVTISSQASFSHADARDVNIATAYGNAYRAAPIIPSKVGNLYGNTSAFGNVGNPVLDIEQNNNKLIENRLQGNVGIDVKPVTWLTFRSAINVDLNALNRRVYDYQYLNDQNTFLTTGGNQRNQRSNLTITKEDRYRYLWENTATFQKTFNDQHNLTVLVGQVVEEGQFTPFSASRRDVPADPNQWYLNAGDPNTAVNGFVDPLDPDPFLPAKDRRISFLGRVNYAFKDRYLFTTNLRRDATSKFNQDRRNGFFPSVGLGWVVSDEAFLQDNSVLNFLKLRASFGQLGNDQIPANSYVVTANSNIPYVINGQPVLGATITQLKDRDVRWETTTEYDLAVEFGLLDNRLTGELTYYDKTTSDALIPVTIPGILGDPDNQYITNAADITNKGIEAGLNWRSSIGGSADWSYNFGANATFNKNRIANLNGGQALFGGTNLVTRSDNGVAAGSFYLLEAIGVYQTADEIANSPRSTFGTPQVGDLKYADTDGNNVIDLLDRRYFGSYQPPVYYGINGGLNYRNVDFSFVLSGNLNNKVYNAKKQLRTTGTDNVEADFANDRWTATNPSNTNPRSIPSSLPNSTYFLESGDFMRLTNLVVGYTVPGTALERFRLSSLRVFASAQNLFTITNYSGFTPELAGGPLDSGIEATSYPISRVITLGLNVNFK; this comes from the coding sequence ATGATTCCCTTATTACCCCATTCCCCTTCCGGCCGCTTCCTACGGCGCGTGGTGTTCGCCCAAACGCTCGGCATCACGTTGCTGAGTACCGTTAGTTTGGCTTCGCCGCACCCTTCCAAAGCGCAGGATTTCTTGGAGCAGCCTATTACGCTGCAAACCCGCAACCAGCCCATGTACGCGGTTCTGAACAAGATTGAAAGCCAATCGGATGTGCGGTTTCAGTACAGCAAGCAGCTGATTGGCGCAAGTCGGCGCGTGTCGATAACGGCTACCGACGAGCCACTGGCCGAGGTGCTGCACAAGCTGCTCGACCCGCTACACATCAAGTACGAGGCCGTAGAAGACGACATCATTCTCAAACCGCTGACTACCGCCGACATCAACGTGACCGGCCGGGTGCTCGACGAAACCGGCTCGGGCTTGCCCGGTGTGAACGTGGTAGTGAAAGGCACTTCCAACGGCACCCAAACCGGCCCCGACGGCACTTTCACCCTCACCGCCCCCGACAATGCCACCCTGGTGTTTTCGTTTGTGGGCTACACCGCGCAAGAAGTGGCCGTGGGCGGCCGTACCACCGTCGATGTGACTATGGCGCCCGACACCAAGGCGCTCAGTGAGGTAGTGGTGGTAGGCTACGGCACGCAAAGCCGGCGCGACGTAACCGGGGCCGTTGCTCGCGTGGAAGGCGACGAAATTGTGAATCAGCCGGTGCAAACGCCCACACAGGCCTTGCAGGGCAAGATTGCCGGCGTGCAAATCACCACCAGCGGCGCGCCTAATTCTCAGCCCACGGTGCGCATCCGGGGTACGGGTACTTTGCTGGCCGGCGCCAATCCGCTTTATGTAGTGGACGGGGTGCAAACCACCGACATCCGCAACCTAAGCAACGCCGACATCGAAACCATCGACGTGCTGAAAGATGCTTCGGCGGCCGCTATTTACGGGGTGCGCGGGGCCAATGGCGTTATCATCATCACCACCAAGAAAGGCAAGCTCGGCAAGCCGATCCTGAGCTACAGCGCCACCGGCGGCTTCAAGCAAGCCGCCCGCCTCGTGGACATGGCCGACGCCAACCAGTACGTGAACTACCTGCGCGACACGTCGCCGACCACGACCATTCCCGACTTCTCGGGCTCTACCGATTGGTACGACGAGATTTTGCGCCGCAGCACCTACCAGAACCACAACCTGGCCGTATCCGGAGCTAGTGAGAACGTGCGGTATTACTTCTCGGGCAACTTGTTGCAGGACGATGGCATCGTCATCAACAACAAGTTTAAGCGCCTCACCGTCCGTTCCAACACGGCATTTGACTTGTCTGATAAAGTCACAATTAGTTCGCAGGCCTCGTTTAGCCACGCTGATGCGCGCGATGTGAACATCGCCACGGCTTACGGCAATGCCTACCGGGCGGCGCCCATCATCCCCTCGAAAGTGGGCAACTTGTACGGCAATACCTCGGCGTTCGGCAACGTGGGCAACCCGGTGCTCGATATCGAGCAGAACAACAACAAGCTGATCGAGAACCGCTTGCAAGGCAACGTGGGCATTGATGTGAAACCCGTAACGTGGTTGACGTTTCGTTCGGCCATCAACGTGGACTTGAACGCGCTGAACCGCCGCGTGTACGACTACCAGTACCTCAACGACCAGAACACCTTCCTGACCACCGGCGGCAACCAGCGCAATCAGCGCAGCAACCTCACCATCACGAAAGAGGACCGGTACCGCTACTTGTGGGAAAACACGGCTACATTCCAAAAGACGTTCAACGACCAGCACAACCTGACGGTGTTGGTTGGGCAGGTGGTGGAAGAAGGCCAGTTCACGCCTTTCTCGGCATCGCGCCGGGATGTGCCCGCCGACCCCAACCAGTGGTACCTCAACGCCGGGGACCCGAACACGGCCGTCAACGGCTTCGTCGATCCGCTCGACCCCGATCCGTTTTTGCCAGCTAAGGACCGTCGCATCTCGTTTTTGGGACGCGTCAACTATGCGTTCAAGGATCGGTACCTGTTTACGACCAACCTGCGCCGCGACGCAACGTCGAAGTTTAACCAGGACCGGCGTAATGGCTTTTTCCCTTCAGTCGGTTTAGGGTGGGTGGTTTCCGACGAGGCTTTTCTGCAAGACAACAGCGTGCTGAACTTCCTGAAGCTGCGCGCCAGCTTCGGCCAGCTCGGCAACGACCAGATTCCGGCTAACTCGTACGTTGTGACGGCCAATTCCAACATTCCGTACGTCATCAACGGGCAGCCGGTGCTTGGCGCGACCATCACGCAGCTCAAGGACCGGGATGTGCGGTGGGAGACCACAACGGAGTACGATTTGGCCGTGGAATTTGGCTTGCTCGACAACCGCCTGACCGGTGAGTTGACGTACTACGACAAGACCACTTCCGACGCGCTTATTCCGGTGACCATTCCGGGTATTCTCGGGGACCCCGACAACCAGTACATCACCAATGCTGCCGACATCACCAACAAGGGCATTGAGGCGGGTTTGAACTGGCGTTCCAGCATTGGCGGCAGTGCCGACTGGAGCTACAACTTCGGGGCGAATGCCACCTTCAACAAAAACCGCATTGCCAACCTCAATGGCGGGCAGGCGCTGTTTGGCGGCACCAACCTCGTGACCCGCTCCGACAACGGCGTGGCGGCCGGTAGCTTCTATTTGCTCGAAGCCATTGGCGTGTATCAAACGGCCGACGAAATTGCTAATTCGCCTCGCTCTACCTTCGGTACGCCGCAGGTCGGCGACTTGAAGTACGCCGACACCGACGGCAACAACGTGATTGACTTGCTGGACCGCCGCTACTTCGGCTCGTACCAGCCGCCGGTCTACTACGGCATCAATGGTGGGCTCAACTACCGCAACGTGGACTTCTCGTTTGTGCTGTCGGGCAACCTCAACAACAAGGTCTACAACGCCAAGAAGCAGCTGCGCACCACCGGCACCGACAACGTGGAAGCCGACTTCGCCAACGACCGGTGGACGGCCACCAACCCCTCCAACACCAACCCACGGTCCATTCCGAGCAGCCTGCCCA